CAAAGGTAGGAGCAGAAAAAACCATGTGGGGTTTGCCTGATGCAGCAAAGCTCACTTGAATGAGGAATCCTAGTAGTACTGCAGAAATGAGAATAAGAACGGCCGGCCATTGCTTTACTCTTGTTACCATAATGAACACTCCTTGCGATAATTACCGCATCTGTGGGTTAATCCGAGAGGGACTCTCTTCTTGGGCAACTGGCTAGTTTATCCTCGAACGGTGCTGTTGCTTCTACTCAAATTGCTGCAACACATATGCCAGAGAGATCTTTTGGGGACAAGATTCGACTAGACGTCGAATCGACTTGATGAAAAAGTTCACATTTTGGCGCAAGTTGATCTATCAACCGTCCTGACCTGCTCGAAAAGGTTCAGGATTTCCGGATCGTTTTCCAGCCATTGGCGAAGATTGGCCAGAACCGTCCTGGCATATTGATTGGTCTCATCCGTCTTTGCTAATCTGAAATTTGTCCACATGCCATTCTTTTCACCTCGAACGAGATCGGCATCCTCCAAAATTCGTAGATGCCGAGAAACACTGGGCTGACTCACTCCGAGAACCGCTTGCATTTCACAGACACAAAGTTCCCGGTGCTGGAGCATCTTCAGAATCTTCGTTCGCGTGCCATCAGCAGCCGCCTTCATAACCCTCAGGTAGGTTCTCATAACAATCCTCCAGCTCTACGATTTTTGGTTGTATAACCATATAGTTATCAAATGTCAATAGATCCAGCTTCGAGCAGCTCAAATAAAAACCCACCAGGTCTGCTAACCTGGTGGGCTATATAGAAAGCACCATATCTATGGTGCAGTAAGATTTGGCTACCTTATCACCATCGCTGCCACAGAAACAATCTCTGTAGACTATCCGCAAAGTCTTGTTCGAAAGGACTATCCCAGCTAACCCGCCAGTCATAGTGTCGCAGCCACTGACGTCGGTGGTGGGCGAGTGAAATTGCAGCAATACCTGCGAGGACTAATACTGAAGAGATGAAGACTACCAGCAGCATAGGAAACAAAATGATAACGAAGCCAATAAGAATAAGCATAGCCCCCGGCATGTATGGCAAGTATTGTTGTATTCGCTCCTTCATAGATCGCCATCCTTCCTGTAAACCTAACCTCAGGCTAGGCGTGTCCCTGAGCTAAATTGGACACGCCTTCTCGCCTGTTTTTCGAACCAGAACTGCGAACATTTCCTTAACTTGCCACCTTGATCCTTCGCGGTTTGTGTTTCTCCGCTTTGGGCAAGGTAATTGTAAGTACGCCGTCCTTGTAGTTGGCATCCACAGCGTCGTTTTTGACCTCTACAGGCAAACGAAAGCTTCTCATAAAGACACCGTAGGTTCGTTCTTTTCGATGGTAGTTCTCTCGTTTATCTTCAGACTCTCTCTTCTTCTCACCACGGATGGTCAACACATCACCGGTGAGAGAGATATCAATATCCTTGCTATTCATACCCGGAAGTTCAGCCCGAACAATGACGTCCTCTTCTGTCTCGGAAACGTCAAAGGCTGGAACCCACTCTTCTCGCTCTTTCCACAGGGTAGGGATATCAAAGTCTTCCAGGAACCAGTCAAACAGGTCTTTTTCTGGTCGTGCAACTCCTGTACTCCTCCGAATCCAGGGTACGAGTTCAAACATAGTATGCACCTCCTTCATTAATTATTTCATCCTCTTACATCTTTTTGGACATAAAATAAGCACGACTTGCTTGACGTCAAGGGGGGAGGGTTATTTTTTTGCCCGGAATCAGACCTTCCTGCCGAGCACGGTTGCTCTTGAAGCTTGGTTACGGCTACGGTCACGATGCCCGTTTCGGCCTGCGGCCACGTGATACGGTTTTTACAGTTGCCGTAAGCCGTTGGCCGATACGGGCTTCGTTGCCGTTGCCCATTACCAGTTCTCCGACACAGGGCAAACGCAGGCTGAAGCGGGCAGAAATAGTGAGTGCTCGAGTAAAAGACAAAATTGCCGCTGTCTTCTCTGTTGCAGTATTCATTGATAGGAAATAGTATTCTCTGGCAACAAGCTTTGCTTTTTACATTGCCAGGAGAGAGAAAAGTGACCGATCGGGCAAAGGAAGCTCCATCTGGAAAATGCAGCCGGGCTTATCTCGTTCGTCATGGGGTGACAGCTCATAATAAACTGGGCATTTTTACAGGGTGGGGCAAAGAACCTCTAGACGAGCAAGGCGTACAACAAGCAAGGAGACTTGCCAGGGCGTTTGTAGGAATAAGACTGGCAGCATTTTATACCAGCCCTGTTGCTCGGGCCCTACAGACAGCCGAAATTATTGCCTATCAACTGCCCTGCCAAGTTTTGCCAGATTCTGATCTTGGTGAACTGAGAATACCCATGTGGGAGGGGCTTTCTTCCAAGACAATCCAGGCCCTCTATCCAGAGCAATTTCACCTGTGGCAGCGACAGCCTGCCCGCCTCTCGATGCCTGGCATGGAGGATCTCGCCACGCTCCAGAAAAGAATAGTAGGCTGGTTGGAGAGGAAATTTCAGGAGCATGCTGGTGCTGATTTTGCCGCTGTCAGCCACATGGGGCCCATCAGAGTGGCCATGCTGCACTATCTGGGACTGAGTCTCGAGCACTACAGGGAAAACATAATTGCCAACGCTGCCGTGGTGGTCTTTATAAAGAAATCAGTGAACCAGGAAGTAATAGTGGAGGGCCCCTATACAGGTGGTTGTAAAAGACAGCTGCTGTCAGCAGGCTGCTCCCTGTGCTCGCCGCAGCAGATGCGGATGAACAGATAGCACAAGACAGAGGGCATGCAATGGCAAGTCAATGCCAGACGAGAAAGCAGCCCGAAGCTGCTTTCTCGTCACGGGTAAAAAGTTCTGCTACTGCAGCATATTTTGCAGACCGTCGACAATCCTTTTTGGTATGGGATTCGAGTCCTCTGTGAGGTAAAGCGCCAGAATGTCAGCGGGTACGTTCAACTCCTCCCCTGCCTTCTCGAGATCAATGCCCTTTTCATCGCCTTCTTTTCACTCGGATCCATGCTCCCCTCCTTCTTTGCAACCATGGGCTTCGCGTAGGCCCCGCCGCTGCTCCGTCCTTTCATATCCTTGAAGAATTTACCTCAATAACCGTCACCAGGCAAGTGCTTCTCTCATGTCTCGAGAAACGGGGACATTCTCATGACTATTATTGCTAGTGACGTCATGGCTTTACGATGACGGGTTATTCTGGCACTGGTTTCACCGTCACATAAAATGTCTGACTGCCTCGTCTTACGAGAAAGAGAACCGTATCTTTCCCCTTGGCTTCCTCGAGAGCGTCTTTGTATTCCGACACTGATTGAATGCTGTGGCGGTTTACCTCTTTGATCACGTCTCCTCGCTGCAAGCCAGCATCATCTCCAGGACCACCCGGCGTCACATCTGTAATGACAACACCTTTTTCGTCCTTGGGCAAATCAAGCTGGACTGCCAGTTCAGGCGAAAGCGTTTGTACTGATATGCCCAGTTCTGTGGCTGTCGGTGCGGTAAGTTCTGACAGCTTCTCCGGCATAGTACCGATCTTCACCGTTACTGTCTGCTGTTTCCCTTCCCTGATCAAGCCAACCTTTATTCGTTCCCCAGGCTTTGTGCCAGCAACCACTCTACTCAACTCATGCGGTGACTCTATGCTCTCATTGCCGAACTTTACAATGATGTCGCCCCTTTTGATGCCGCTTTTTTCAGCAGGTGAATTTTTGATTACGTCCGCCACCAGAGCGCCGCCAGCCTGCTTCAGGCCGAAAGATTTTGCCAGCTCTGGAGTGACTTCCTGGATGCTCACC
Above is a window of Deltaproteobacteria bacterium DNA encoding:
- a CDS encoding DUF1573 domain-containing protein; protein product: MVTRVKQWPAVLILISAVLLGFLIQVSFAASGKPHMVFSAPTFDAGNVWEGAKISHTFEVRNSGDAELKIYQVKPG
- a CDS encoding winged helix-turn-helix transcriptional regulator; the protein is MRTYLRVMKAAADGTRTKILKMLQHRELCVCEMQAVLGVSQPSVSRHLRILEDADLVRGEKNGMWTNFRLAKTDETNQYARTVLANLRQWLENDPEILNLFEQVRTVDRSTCAKM
- a CDS encoding Hsp20/alpha crystallin family protein, which encodes MFELVPWIRRSTGVARPEKDLFDWFLEDFDIPTLWKEREEWVPAFDVSETEEDVIVRAELPGMNSKDIDISLTGDVLTIRGEKKRESEDKRENYHRKERTYGVFMRSFRLPVEVKNDAVDANYKDGVLTITLPKAEKHKPRRIKVAS
- a CDS encoding histidine phosphatase family protein, with translation MTDRAKEAPSGKCSRAYLVRHGVTAHNKLGIFTGWGKEPLDEQGVQQARRLARAFVGIRLAAFYTSPVARALQTAEIIAYQLPCQVLPDSDLGELRIPMWEGLSSKTIQALYPEQFHLWQRQPARLSMPGMEDLATLQKRIVGWLERKFQEHAGADFAAVSHMGPIRVAMLHYLGLSLEHYRENIIANAAVVVFIKKSVNQEVIVEGPYTGGCKRQLLSAGCSLCSPQQMRMNR